One segment of Rhipicephalus sanguineus isolate Rsan-2018 chromosome 6, BIME_Rsan_1.4, whole genome shotgun sequence DNA contains the following:
- the LOC119396757 gene encoding FAU ubiquitin-like and ribosomal protein S30, translating into MKIIIQCQESHAVEVTGDETVAFLKSYLHTTEGIVPEDQRLYAEGGKPLNDGDLLSACLTDGALVNAVVPLVGGKVHGSLARAGKVKGQTPKVEKQEKKKKKTGRAKRRIQYNRRFVNAVATFGRRRGPNANQAS; encoded by the exons ATGAAGATAATCATCCAATGCCAGGAGAGTCACGCCGTTGAGGTGACCGGCGACGAGACCGTTGCCTTCCTCAAG AGCTACCTTCACACAACTGAGGGTATTGTGCCCGAGGACCAGCGGCTATACGCTGAGGGAGGCAAGCCACTGAACGATGGGGACCTGTTGTCTGCCTGCTTGACCGACGGCGCCCTCGTCAACGCCGTTGTGCCCCTGGTAGGAG GCAAGGTCCACGGCTCCCTGGCTCGTGCCGGAAAGGTCAAGGGACAGACGCCGAAGGTGGAGAagcaggagaagaaaaagaagaagaccgGCCGTGCCAAGAGGCGCATCCAGTACAACAGGCGCTTTGTCAACGCCGTGGCCACCTTCGGACGCAGGAGGGGACCCAACGCCAACCAGGCTTCATAG
- the LOC119396758 gene encoding gamma-tubulin complex component 5, with protein MTLEGNVLNPYWNWCHNHPVEAPAHTTISSNLVKEWEKYLNSCGVLTPPGEHRILSERLLLRETLWMLRGTKELFAFSWNGTEFVVNDNFKLTHLTQAAVKNSLEEVCRYASYVAHLQDFISATAGVGEETSVVSLTYQAFANSVAEQLVPYNRLLVDIEKVLIEQKETFTLMMLFRDMHPYFESVRHLHDIYSSVLPSDSTTSPVQSTVKLLSVLERALESATILNQHRSQTVSLYLDTLKPFIDFVDELSSTGKLTDPYQEFPIRRARDVTFEDPTYWKSSLYICDSDYLNTIMGPHLLPLTSAGKSMEHLMHATQSKNPVQRSMPGTLYTSIINNIPHSASKVESEANQAATLRNVAEIFEEINQWTKQIGFFGLINVASEHMSIKMDSVTRNLTCTLYQVQQAITTAVTERCRQNSAKFLHYLQSECELSKQIDTVHSHFLMFAGEIMHLFTSEVFLKLLSDTPETWQNLSFLNFALQEALSCHCQPVPFCKKLSMRLKGSFAKVPLDGFDNVVLRYDVAWPMSIVLTETTLDLYNRIFVFLCKVKCAKFALEELHFQELHKSYVKETMTMKRVARFLQLLRFQVLTFLNSFHACLMQEVLHSSKLAFDKELESATDLDTVIKCHEGFVAKVFRQCLLSDQFSQLREPLLSFLKLCTKLHVLWNRGMENIPWSEVKSIHDGFIRHHAAFKSTAIAYVRRGYEDSSQLLTFGLDTPYLYVLTTKDS; from the coding sequence ATGACACTTGAAGGCAACGTCCTGAATCCGTACTGGAACTGGTGTCACAACCATCCTGTCGAGGCTCCTGCGCACACCACTATTTCTTCGAACTTAGTCAAAGAATGGGAAAAATACCTGAACAGCTGCGGCGTTTTAACGCCGCCCGGCGAGCACAGAATACTGTCCGAGCGGCTCTTGCTTCGCGAGACGCTGTGGATGCTGCGCGGTACGAAAGAACTGTTCGCGTTTTCCTGGAATGGAACGGAGTTCGTCGTCAATGACAATTTCAAGTTGACGCACCTGACACAAGCAGCAGTGAAGAACTCGCTGGAGGAAGTGTGCCGCTATGCGTCCTACGTAGCACATTTGCAGGACTTCATTTCAGCGACTGCAGGTGTCGGAGAGGAGACTTCTGTGGTGTCGCTTACTTACCAAGCCTTTGCGAACTCTGTTGCGGAGCAACTGGTGCCATACAACAGACTCCTTGTGGACATTGAAAAAGTGCTCATAGAGCAGAAGGAAACATTTACGCTTATGATGCTGTTTAGGGACATGCATCCATATTTTGAGAGTGTAAGGCATCTGCATGACATTTACAGTAGTGTTCTGCCCAGTGATTCTACAACCAGCCCCGTGCAAAGCACAGTCAAGCTTCTCAGCGTTCTCGAGCGGGCCTTAGAAAGTGCCACAATTTTAAACCAACACAGGTCACAAACAGTGAGCTTGTACCTGGATACATTGAAACCCTTCATTGACTTCGTCGATGAGCTAAGCAGCACTGGAAAGCTTACTGATCCGTATCAAGAGTTTCCTATCAGACGCGCTCGCGACGTTACGTTTGAAGACCCAACGTACTGGAAGTCATCTCTCTACATATGCGATTCAGATTACTTGAATACCATCATGGGGCCCCATTTACTGCCACTCACGTCTGCAGGCAAGTCGATGGAGCACCTGATGCATGCAACACAGAGCAAGAACCCTGTCCAAAGGAGTATGCCGGGTACACTATACACATCCATTATCAACAACATACCTCATTCTGCAAGCAAAGTTGAAAGCGAGGCAAACCAGGCCGCAACTTTGAGAAATGTTGCAGAGATATTTGAGGAAATCAATCAGTGGACTAAGCAGATTGGTTTCTTTGGCCTGATTAATGTGGCCTCCGAGCACATGTCGATCAAGATGGATAGTGTGACACGCAATTTGACTTGCACATTGTATCAAGTTCAGCAAGCAATCACAACTGCGGTGACGGAAAGATGCCGTCAGAACAGTGCCAAGTTCCTCCATTATCTCCAATCCGAGTGCGAGCTTTCCAAACAGATTGACACTGTTCATAGTCACTTTCTTATGTTCGCTGGTGAAATTATGCACTTGTTTACCTCTGAGGTGTTCCTGAAGCTTTTGTCAGACACTCCAGAGACGTGGCAGAACTTGTCATTCTTGAATTTTGCCCTGCAGGAAGCACTGTCTTGTCACTGCCAACCTGTTCCTTTCTGTAAGAAGTTGAGCATGAGACTGAAAGGGAGCTTTGCCAAAGTACCGCTGGATGGTTTTGACAATGTTGTCCTGCGCTATGATGTAGCGTGGCCAATGTCAATCGTGTTGACTGAAACCACCCTCGATTTGTACAACCGGATCTTCGTCTTCCTTTGCAAGGTGAAATGTGCCAAGTTTGCTCTCGAAGAACTGCATTTCCAGGAGCTCCACAAGAGCTATGTCAAGGAGACAATGACAATGAAGCGGGTTGCTCGCTTTCTCCAGTTACTGAGATTTCAAGTCCTCACTTTTCTCAACTCCTTCCATGCATGTCTTATGCAAGAAGTCCTGCATAGCAGTAAATTAGCCTTTGACAAGGAACTAGAGAGTGCCACAGATCTGGACACTGTCATCAAGTGCCACGAAGGGTTCGTTGCCAAAGTGTTTCGTCAGTGCCTGCTGAGCGACCAATTCAGTCAGCTGCGAGAACCGTTGCTCTCTTTTCTAAAGCTTTGCACCAAGTTACATGTCCTCTGGAATAGAGGTATGGAGAATATACCTTGGTCTGAGGTCAAAAGCATCCACGACGGCTTCATAAGACACCATGCTGCGTTCAAGAGCACAGCCATAGCATATGTGAGGCGAGGGTATGAAGACTCGTCGCAGTTATTAACGTTTGGTCTTGATACACCCTATTTATACGTTCTAACAACCAAGGATTCCTAA
- the LOC119396759 gene encoding ATP-dependent RNA helicase DDX18 isoform X1 — MAIPDQVVMRKIKKRQKNRKKLRAVKELDSESRHAKKMKLEKEEEEETKMVEEEPEDQPQEEKCVEHEEKDGEAHADKAEEAEPEPEPLPGTSFGVLSDTQFSSLRGKVSDATLKAIEGMGFKRMTEIQAKTIPHLLEGKDVVAAAKTGSGKTLAFLIPAVELLYKLKFMPRNGTGALVIAPTRELAMQTFGVLQELLSGQNQTLGLIMGGTNRQSEASKLAKGVNFLVATPGRLLDHLQNSSEFVYKNLQCLIIDEADRILDIGFEEEVKQILRILPKRRQTMLFSATLTKKTEDLVKVALKSEPLYIGLDENKEQATVEGLEQGYVVCPSDKRFLLLFTFLKKNRKKKVMVFFSSCLSVKYHHELLNYIDLPVMSIHGKQKQAKRTTTFFQFCNAESGILLCTDVAARGLDIPEVDWIVQYDPPDDPKEYIHRVGRTARGEGGRGHALLILRPEEVGFLRYLKVAKVPLQEFEFSWAKIANIQPQLEKLISKNYYLHMSAKEAYKAYVRAYDSHHLKSIFDVNTLDLIQVAKSFGFLVPPNVDLNVGSNKARPRKKGRAANYGYEGAPPKKREKSVIYKPIPVGTDNRKRQFSR, encoded by the exons ATGGCAATCCCTGATCAAGTGGTAATGCGGAAGATCAAGAAGCGCCAGAAGAACAGAAAGAAGTTACGCGCTGTGAAGGAGCTGGACAGTGAAAGTCGACATG CAAAAAAAATGAAGctcgaaaaggaggaagaagaagaaacgaaaatGGTCGAGGAAGAGCCAGAGGACCAGCCTCAAGAAGAAAAGTGTGTTGAACACGAAGAAAAAGATG gagaggcACATGCTGACAAGGCTGAAGAGGCCGAACCAGAGCCAGAACCTC TACCAGGCACAAGCTTTGGAGTGTTGTCGGACACACAGTTCAGCTCCTTGCGCGGGAAAGTGTCTGACGCCACACTGAAGGCCATTGAGGGTATGGGCTTCAAGAGGATGACTGAGATCCAGGCCAAGACCATTCCACATTTGCTGGAGGGAAA GGACGTGGTGGCTGCTGCTAAAACAGGCAGCGGCAAAACGCTGGCGTTTCTGATCCCCGCCGTGGAACTGCTGTACAAGCTGAAGTTCATGCCTCGCAATGGCACGGGGGCCCTGGTGATTGCACCGACACGTGAGTTGGCCATGCAGACGTTTGGTGTGCTCCAGGAGCTCCTCTCCGGTCAGAACCAGACGCTGGGCCTCATCATGGGAGGCACCAACCGGCAGTCCGAAGCCAGCAAGTTGGCCAAGGGCGTCAACTTTCTCGTTGCTACCCCTGGACGCTTGCTTGACCACTTGCAG AATTCCTCCGAATTTGTGTACAAAAATCTACAGTGCCTCATAATTGACGAGGCTGACCGTATACTCGACATTGGTTTCGAAGAGGAGGTGAAGCAGATCCTCAGAATTTTGCCAA AGCGAAGACAGACGATGCTCTTCAGCGCTACACTGACAAAGAAGACCGAGGACCTTGTTAAGGTTGCCCTCAAGAGTGAGCCCCTTTACATTGGCTTGGATGAGAACAAAGAGCAGGCTACGGTGGAAGGCCTTGAACAG GGCTATGTGGTGTGCCCTTCAGACAAGCGGTTCTTGCTGCTCTTCACCTTCCTGAAGAAGAACAGGAAAAAGAAGGTGATGGTATTCTTCAGCTCGTGCCTCTCCGTGAAGTACCACCACGAATTGCTGAATTATATCGACTTGCCTGTCATGAGCATTCAT GGAAAGCAGAAGCAAGCCaagcggacgacgacatttttccAATTCTGTAATGCGGAGTCCGGAATCCTGCTTTGCACAGACGTAGCTGCGAGAGGCCTTGACATTCCCGAGGTTGACTGGATCGTGCAGTATGACCCACCTGATGACCCCAAG GAGTACATTCACCGGGTGGGTCGTACGGCGAGAGGCGAGGGTGGGCGTGGCCACGCGCTCCTTATCTTACGACCTGAAGAGGTCGGTTTCCTGCGCTACCTCAAGGTGGCTAAGGTGCCTCTGCAGGAGTTTGAGTTCTCGTGGGCAAAGATTGCCAACATTCAGCCCCAG TTAGAGAAGCTCATTTCAAAGAACTACTACCTGCACATGTCAGCCAAGGAGGCGTACAAGGCGTACGTGCGAGCCTATGACTCGCATCACCTGAAATCTATTTTTGACGTCAACACGCTGGACCTCATACAAGTGGCCAAGTCATTTGGCTTCCTGGTGCCTCCAAACGTTGACCTGA ATGTCGGCAGCAACAAGGCACGGCCCAGGAAGAAGGGCCGAGCTGCCAACTACGGCTATGAAGGAGCGCCACCCAAGAAGCGCGAGAAGTCCGTCATCTACAAGCCTATTCCTGTTGGAACAGACAACAGGAAGAGGCAGTTCTCCCGGTAA
- the LOC119396759 gene encoding ATP-dependent RNA helicase DDX18 isoform X2, with protein MAIPDQVVMRKIKKRQKNRKKLRAVKELDSESRHAKKMKLEKEEEEETKMVEEEPEDQPQEEKCVEHEEKDEAHADKAEEAEPEPEPLPGTSFGVLSDTQFSSLRGKVSDATLKAIEGMGFKRMTEIQAKTIPHLLEGKDVVAAAKTGSGKTLAFLIPAVELLYKLKFMPRNGTGALVIAPTRELAMQTFGVLQELLSGQNQTLGLIMGGTNRQSEASKLAKGVNFLVATPGRLLDHLQNSSEFVYKNLQCLIIDEADRILDIGFEEEVKQILRILPKRRQTMLFSATLTKKTEDLVKVALKSEPLYIGLDENKEQATVEGLEQGYVVCPSDKRFLLLFTFLKKNRKKKVMVFFSSCLSVKYHHELLNYIDLPVMSIHGKQKQAKRTTTFFQFCNAESGILLCTDVAARGLDIPEVDWIVQYDPPDDPKEYIHRVGRTARGEGGRGHALLILRPEEVGFLRYLKVAKVPLQEFEFSWAKIANIQPQLEKLISKNYYLHMSAKEAYKAYVRAYDSHHLKSIFDVNTLDLIQVAKSFGFLVPPNVDLNVGSNKARPRKKGRAANYGYEGAPPKKREKSVIYKPIPVGTDNRKRQFSR; from the exons ATGGCAATCCCTGATCAAGTGGTAATGCGGAAGATCAAGAAGCGCCAGAAGAACAGAAAGAAGTTACGCGCTGTGAAGGAGCTGGACAGTGAAAGTCGACATG CAAAAAAAATGAAGctcgaaaaggaggaagaagaagaaacgaaaatGGTCGAGGAAGAGCCAGAGGACCAGCCTCAAGAAGAAAAGTGTGTTGAACACGAAGAAAAAGATG aggcACATGCTGACAAGGCTGAAGAGGCCGAACCAGAGCCAGAACCTC TACCAGGCACAAGCTTTGGAGTGTTGTCGGACACACAGTTCAGCTCCTTGCGCGGGAAAGTGTCTGACGCCACACTGAAGGCCATTGAGGGTATGGGCTTCAAGAGGATGACTGAGATCCAGGCCAAGACCATTCCACATTTGCTGGAGGGAAA GGACGTGGTGGCTGCTGCTAAAACAGGCAGCGGCAAAACGCTGGCGTTTCTGATCCCCGCCGTGGAACTGCTGTACAAGCTGAAGTTCATGCCTCGCAATGGCACGGGGGCCCTGGTGATTGCACCGACACGTGAGTTGGCCATGCAGACGTTTGGTGTGCTCCAGGAGCTCCTCTCCGGTCAGAACCAGACGCTGGGCCTCATCATGGGAGGCACCAACCGGCAGTCCGAAGCCAGCAAGTTGGCCAAGGGCGTCAACTTTCTCGTTGCTACCCCTGGACGCTTGCTTGACCACTTGCAG AATTCCTCCGAATTTGTGTACAAAAATCTACAGTGCCTCATAATTGACGAGGCTGACCGTATACTCGACATTGGTTTCGAAGAGGAGGTGAAGCAGATCCTCAGAATTTTGCCAA AGCGAAGACAGACGATGCTCTTCAGCGCTACACTGACAAAGAAGACCGAGGACCTTGTTAAGGTTGCCCTCAAGAGTGAGCCCCTTTACATTGGCTTGGATGAGAACAAAGAGCAGGCTACGGTGGAAGGCCTTGAACAG GGCTATGTGGTGTGCCCTTCAGACAAGCGGTTCTTGCTGCTCTTCACCTTCCTGAAGAAGAACAGGAAAAAGAAGGTGATGGTATTCTTCAGCTCGTGCCTCTCCGTGAAGTACCACCACGAATTGCTGAATTATATCGACTTGCCTGTCATGAGCATTCAT GGAAAGCAGAAGCAAGCCaagcggacgacgacatttttccAATTCTGTAATGCGGAGTCCGGAATCCTGCTTTGCACAGACGTAGCTGCGAGAGGCCTTGACATTCCCGAGGTTGACTGGATCGTGCAGTATGACCCACCTGATGACCCCAAG GAGTACATTCACCGGGTGGGTCGTACGGCGAGAGGCGAGGGTGGGCGTGGCCACGCGCTCCTTATCTTACGACCTGAAGAGGTCGGTTTCCTGCGCTACCTCAAGGTGGCTAAGGTGCCTCTGCAGGAGTTTGAGTTCTCGTGGGCAAAGATTGCCAACATTCAGCCCCAG TTAGAGAAGCTCATTTCAAAGAACTACTACCTGCACATGTCAGCCAAGGAGGCGTACAAGGCGTACGTGCGAGCCTATGACTCGCATCACCTGAAATCTATTTTTGACGTCAACACGCTGGACCTCATACAAGTGGCCAAGTCATTTGGCTTCCTGGTGCCTCCAAACGTTGACCTGA ATGTCGGCAGCAACAAGGCACGGCCCAGGAAGAAGGGCCGAGCTGCCAACTACGGCTATGAAGGAGCGCCACCCAAGAAGCGCGAGAAGTCCGTCATCTACAAGCCTATTCCTGTTGGAACAGACAACAGGAAGAGGCAGTTCTCCCGGTAA
- the LOC119396760 gene encoding tyrosyl-DNA phosphodiesterase 2, translated as MSSSDTDDDIPDGKVCQQLCEEFAAITQTDTACAQFYLQDRSWNLERSVNDFFEDRKNKGAVRVSGDDNRADVVLVVDGSRPSLAAAATAIFAEAATSNRNGTRAPSATEGQPNTLKLISWNTDGIDDKNLVLRAKAVCSTIESAGIDVAFLQEVVPASADIFKTLLPGYKCIMGNTIEYFTVTLLRKATIDYESHVIYPFSNTAMGRNVTYIKASFGGFPITLMNTHLESTADFAEQRTVQFYKCLKKCVKEPDERTVIFGGDLNLRDSEVEDMGGLPQGVKDVWESCGQRKEVRYTWDMTRNDNVTWNGRFKPRCRFDRVYIRAAKPATMKPAFFGMVGLERLKPHRCFPSDHWGLLCHFKLL; from the exons ATGAGCAGTTCTGACACCGATGACGACATACCTGACGGCAAAGTCTGCCAGCAGTTATGCGAAGAATTTGCGGCTATAACACAGACGGACACGGCCTGTGCGCAGTTCTATCTCCAAGACAGGTCCTGGAACCTCGAG CGGTCCGTTAATGACTTCTTCGAAGACCGCAAAAACAAGGGCGCCGTCAGGGTATCTGGTGATGACAACCGTGCAGACGTAGTCCTTGTTGTGGA CGGCAGCCGTCCAAGTCTCGCAGCTGCCGCAACTGCCATATTTGCTGAGGCAGCCACGAGCAACCGGAATGGGACAAGGGCTCCAAGCGCCACTGAAGGTCAACCCAACACTTTGAAGCTTATCTCGTGGAACACGGATGGTATTGATGATAAGAACCTGGTGCTTCGTGCAAAGGCGGTCTGTTCCACGATTGAAAG tgCTGGCATAGACGTTGCGTTTCTTCAAGAAGTGGTGCCTGCCTCGGCCGATATCTTCAAGACACTCCTTCCTGGATACAAGTGCATCATGGGGAATACCATTGAGTACTTCACAGTCACTCTGCTCAGGAAGGCAACCATTGACTATGAAAGTCATGTCATCTACCCATTTTCCAACACTGCCATGGGTCGAAATGTGACGTACATAAAG GCATCGTTTGGGGGCTTTCCCATCACGCTGATGAACACACACTTGGAGAGTACGGCCGACTTTGCCGAGCAGCGAACAGTGCAGTTCTACAAATGCCTCAAGAAGTGCGTCAAGGAACCTGACGAGAGGACGGTCATCTTTGGTGGCGATCTCAATCTGCGAGACAGCGAG GTTGaagacatgggtggcctgccacAAGGTGTGAAGGACGTCTGGGAATCCTGCGGGCAGCGCAAGGAGGTCCGCTACACGTGGGACATGACGCGCAACGACAATGTTACCTGGAACGGCCGCTTCAAGCCTCGATGCCGTTTCGACCGTGTGTACATAAGAGCTGCCAAACCTGCTACCATGAAACCAGCATTCTTCGGCATGGTAGGGCTGGAGAGGCTGAAGCCTCACAGATGCTTCCCCAGTGATCACTGGGGTCTCCTGTGCCACTTCAAGCTTCTCTAG